The DNA window AAGGGCTTGTAAAGTTGGtaatactaaaatttggtaaagtgATAATGGTAAGAgtttgtttagtttgttactctactaaattttggtaataccAAAAAATTGGTAGGGTTGAGAGTCTTTGAGATAACTGTGGATCCTGCACGCAAAACAAACATTGATCAATGCTAACTGACACCAGCGTGGGTGAAGAATGCAACAAGTTTTGGGCCGCAACTGGCTGCTGGCCACTTTTTGGACCAGAACGTTAGCCAGTCACTTCAGGCCCATTTTATCTGGGCTGAAACTGTACAGAGACGAAAATGCGGCCCATTATATACGTGCCGGATAAACAGGCTATAAATGGAAGGAAGGCCCATGGAATATAATTGCATGGGCCTAGAGGAACCGGGAGTTCGCACCACCACTGCACTCTTCCTTTTTCTATCTCTTCATCACTGCAAAAGATAACACAAAATCACCCAtcgacaaaaataaaaaatgctttACTTCAATTCAGGTACTCTAACAGATGGACTTACTACGCtttatttagtttgaaaacagGGGACTTACAAAGTTACACCGGCCGGTGAATGGGGATGACGTAACAGCTGTTTTGCAACCACTCAATCTAATCATTCGAATTAATAATAGCGAAATCTTTCGCTAATACATGCACTAATCATGAATGGAGAGGAGGCTACACGACGACAAGtaggatatttttttataatccgGCAGTTTGCGCTCTCAAACAAGTTCATAACCACCGATTACGAGAGTGACAAATGACCGTAACACCGCACCAACCTTCTTCTCGCCGTCCAAGTTCAACCGCTCTGTGCACCTGGACCATACCGAGTAGTAGAAATTTGGAATAGActacaaacatttttttccaaCTACGGCATGTAGTGCACAAAGTCGTcttcttattaattaattataggtAGGAGCCTTAATTGGTATTCAATCAAGATGAAAGAAATGTCCAAAAATATATAGATGTGTGCTGTTGATTTTCCAAGTGTACATTAACAGAAGTTGAACATAAATGGATTATCTGTTTTTCCATTATCACTCTATATATCGTCTGGCCTACAACTACTAACCAATAAAACGGCATATAAGAAACCAAATCATAACTTATGGACCAGACTTTTCTGTTTGTGTTATCTACGGTTTAAAAGTTAgtgttgaaaaaaaactaaatttaacTCAAAACCAAAGTTTTATAATTCAATTTTTAACAACGGCTTATAAACTGCGAGGCAAATGATTGAAATCTTTTACCTCCCCGTTTTTCAATAAGAATTTGGAAAAACCATTTTAAAAATCACTTCTAGATGGGACATTTAAAAACAATTACAAACAATGCTCTTAATCGTTAAATCGGAGCAGGagttataaaaaatctaaattTACTTGTACCATGCCACTTCAGCGtttgcaagattttttttcttgaagaaAACTGTACGAATCGACTTTTCCATTTTCAAATTCACTATTCAAGCCGCCGTGCAAAATTCGTCAACAccctttttttctccaaattttcTCCGTCTCGTTCCCTAAACCCCCACTCCCCCCGGTCGTGGGTGTATAGACCAAGCTCACGTGGCCGCCTCGAGCGTCCAACCGCGGGCCCCACGAGGTCACTCCACTTCTCCCCACCGTCATCCACTCCCACCTCGCGCCTCAACCCCCACCGACAGGTAGGCCCCACCTTAACccgaccccacatgtcataaaaATGGGTAATGCCATACCTATGTCGCCCTCcacacatgggccccacctctcAGTCAGTTGGAGctttttatctctctctcccctgggACGCgtgcccctctctccctcctcccgctCCGCGCACGCAACGAatagaagcagaagcagaagcgaaGCGAAGAACACAGCGAAGTGGAAGACGACGAAGCGGGcggcaccgcaccgcaccgaggaggaggaggaagcgcggCGAAGCTTTCGGTGGGATAGCTGCGTCGCGTCGCCATCGAGGAGCAGCTATGGTGGTGGCGAGCTAGCTCAAGGTACGCacgcgcggtggaggaggaggaggaggaggaaggagaagaggggaggaggaggaggaggaggcagtgaTGGTCCTGTGCTCCATGCGCAAATCGTTCAAGGACTCGCTCAAGGTGCTCGAGGCTGACATCCAGCATGCCAACACCCTGTGAGTGTgtgctctctgtttttttttttctttttaactttcCCCAAATTTTTCGTTCTCGCAGTGTTCGTTGTTTGGTTTCGTTCTAGACTCAGATAGATCTGATTATCGCCGATGTTGTAACGgtgcgatgatgatgatgatgaagtaGGGGACAGTTAGTTAGGAATTCATGCTTTGTGTATGAATGGTAGTTAGTACTAGCAGTAATCCGGTGGGGGTGAGTTGATGCACGCCATTCACAGTGAAGTGGTTGGATTCGACAGGGCCTCGGATTTCTCGAGGGATTATGACGGGGCTTGCCTCCAGATGCGGATGTCGTACAGCCCCGCCGCGCagttcttcctcttcttggtGCAGTGGACGGATTGTAGCCTTGCCGGTGCTCTTGGCCTCCTCAGGATTCTAATTTATAAGGTTGCATGTGTGCGTGCGTGGTGCGAGTTCAGAATTCAAGTTTGCATCTTGTcagtgacttttttttttaatctaacgAATTTTTTGTTCGGCTTCGTTTGTTCATCAGGTTTATGTAGATGGAACGACCACCTTGTCAACTCATGAAAGGAAGGCGAGCATTAGGGAATTCTATGGTAAATGCTCTAAAATGTTGAGCtgggattttctttttctttttcttggttCACAGTCGAGAGTTGTTTAGAGTGTTAACATTAGCCTGCATTGTTTTCAGCTGTTATATTTCCCTCGCTCATGCAACTCCACAAGGGTATCAGCGACATCGATGACCGGAGGCAGAAGGCAATCTGTACTGAGAGATACAGAAGAAGAGATGAGGATGAGAGCAAGAGACATGTTTCTGAGATTGATGTCGAGAGGGAGGAAGAGTGCGGAATTTGCATGGAGATGAATAACAAGGTTGTCTTGCCCAACTGCAGCCATGCTATGTGCATGAAGTGTTACCGTCAATGGTGAGAATCAAATCCTTCCATCCCAAAAATTGTTTGTCATGTTCATCACTAATGGTTAATCGATGCCGTATTGGTCCTTTGGTAACAGTCTGAGATGTGTTTAGTTCTTCAATTCAAAGTTAGTTTAGTCAAAACACGAGTAAAACTCTGTCCAGATATAGTGGACCATTTTGGTTCTGAGAGGTTAATAGCAGCACGCTGTTTTACTCTGTATGAATGGCTCTGCACAATAAATAAGATGGTGCTATGCTGCAACCTCATTAATAGATCTGTACCTGATTATTACAGCAAGACATTGCATATTTTTCAGTCATCGCAGCAAGGTCTTGTCAGCTTTGTGCTTAACTCTTACTGCCAGGACTGGTCTTTCAGAGATCACTTTTCTTTCAGAGATCATTTAGCTCCTGTGAAATCCCTTCTGTGACATAACCCCACTAAGCAAATAATCCCTTGCAAAGGGACAAACAGCCTTAAGAACATCAGTTCAGTTTCATAACTTCCCAAACTTATGTCAATACATAGCTCTGCAAAAACTCTGCCGCCAAAGCATGTAGTATCACACGTAAATGACAGTATTAATGTTTATGTATAAAATACCTTACTAGTTACATGAACATAAGGAATTCAAAGAACatacatatcaatatatatctGGTCACTGGTTACGAACTATCTGTTAAGATATTGCTGCATTCTTTGAACCATGTGCTATCCTTGTTGCAGGCGCTCAAGATCTCAGTCCTGCCCCTTCTGCCGTGACAGCCTCAAAAGAGTAAATTCTGGTGATCTGTGGATGTTCACAGATGACCGAGATGTCGTTGACATGGCAACAATTACTAGAGAGAACCTTAGGCGCCTGTTTATGTACATTGAGAAGCTGCCTCTTGTTGCTCCGGACAACATCTTCTATGCCTATGATTCTCATGTAAAATAACTAGAGCTACTCATAATGACCTACTCATAATTGTTTTCGGAGAGTGACGCATGTCTTATTCATTCATGCAGAGGATGTTCCTTGTCCTAGGATGTGGCTAACCCCAGCAGCAGACTGAACTTTGACAAGAGAACTTGTGAATTCTGACTAGATCCAACGCTGTGGTCAGATGTTGTAAATGCTTGTACAGATTTGTAATTTGCAGTGTAAAAAAATTTAGGGAGGAAAAACCTTGTGTTCCACATTGAACTCCTAGTGTGAAATTCCAAGTACATATATGCTCATTACCATGACAGTTTCTTCTCTTTTGCAATTACCAGCATTCCAGCAACCATGAG is part of the Oryza glaberrima chromosome 4, OglaRS2, whole genome shotgun sequence genome and encodes:
- the LOC127770706 gene encoding E3 ubiquitin-protein ligase AIRP2-like, with translation MVLCSMRKSFKDSLKVLEADIQHANTLASDFSRDYDGACLQMRMSYSPAAQFFLFLVQWTDCSLAGALGLLRILIYKVYVDGTTTLSTHERKASIREFYAVIFPSLMQLHKGISDIDDRRQKAICTERYRRRDEDESKRHVSEIDVEREEECGICMEMNNKVVLPNCSHAMCMKCYRQWRSRSQSCPFCRDSLKRVNSGDLWMFTDDRDVVDMATITRENLRRLFMYIEKLPLVAPDNIFYAYDSHRMFLVLGCG